One window of Medicago truncatula cultivar Jemalong A17 chromosome 2, MtrunA17r5.0-ANR, whole genome shotgun sequence genomic DNA carries:
- the LOC120578307 gene encoding putative disease resistance RPP13-like protein 1 has product MELETPGGAIASSFFEALIDKLSSAETMDENLHSRLITALFSINVVADDAEKKQIDNFHVKEWLLGVKDGVLDAQDLVEEIHIQVSKSKQEVDESQTSSTRTNQLLGMLNVSPSSIDKNIVSRLKEIVQKLESLVSLKDVLLLNVNHGFNTGSRMLISPSFPSMNSPMYGRNDDQTTLSNWLKSQDKKLSVISMVGMGGIGKTTLAQHLYNDPMIVERFHVRAWVNMSQDFDVCRITRVILESIAGSVKETTNQSILQEKLKEQLIGKKFFIVLDSVWIQDRMKWRRFKTPFTYRAQGSKILVTTRGGEVASVTTSDQIHQLHHLDEEDSWTLFAKHAFHGFDDSYAVSWTKKTTLHEKVGKKVADKCKGLPLALIAIGNLLRRNSSLRHWEKISESDAWDLAEGTRIVPALMVSYQSLPTHLKKCFEYCALFPKGYLYEKDQLCLLWMAENLIQRPRQHMTSMKEVAESYFNDLILRSFFQPSTKYRNYFVMHDLHHDLSKSIFGEFCFTWEGRKSKNMTSITRHFSFLCDEIGSPKGLETLFDAKKLRTFLPLSMTCFEYQWLLCFNSNKLLLSELFSKCKRLRVLSLCGCMDMIELPDNIGNLKHLHHLDLSRTKISKLPDTLCSLHYLQTLKVRDCQFLEELPMNLHKLVNLCYLDFSGTKVTVMPKEMGKLKNLEVLSSFYVGKGNDSSIQQLGDLNLHGNLVVADLENVMNPEDSVSANLERKINLLKLELRWNATRNSSQKEREVLQNLKPSIHLNELSIEKYCGTLFPHWFGDNSLSRLVSLKLSNCENCILLPSLGVMSSLKHLRITGLSGIVVIGMEFYRDGRSSTVSIPFPSLETLTFKDMNGWEKWEFEVVKGVVFPRLKKLSIMRCPNLKDKLPETLECLVSLKICDCKQLVTSVPFSPSISELRLTNCGKLKFNYHLSTLKFLYIRQCYIEGSSVDWIRHTLSECGTNIKSLKIEDCATMHIPLCGCYNFLVKLDITSSCDSLTTFPLNLFPNLDFLDLYKCSSFEMISQENEHLKLTSLSIGECPKFASFPKGGLSTPSWSRSPMEVCHQA; this is encoded by the exons ATGGAACTCGAAACTCCTGGTGGCGCTATtgcatcttctttctttgagGCATTGATTGACAAATTGTCTTCTGCTGAAACTATGGACGAGAATCTACATAGTAGGTTGATAACGGCTTTGTTTTCCAtcaatgttgttgctgatgatGCTGAGAAAAAGCAGATCGATAACTTTCATGTGAAAGAATGGCTTCTTGGGGTTAAAGATGGTGTTCTTGATGCTCAGGATCTCGTGGAAGAAATTCACATTCAAGTTTCCAAGTCCAAACAAGAAGTAGATGAATCTCAGACAAGCTCTACTAGAACCAACCAGCTATTGGGTATGTTAAATGTCTCTCCTAGTTCAATTGACAAGAATATAGTATCTAGGTTGAAAGAGATAGTTCAAAAACTTGAATCGCTTGTGAGCCTGAAAGATGTACTTCTTCTGAATGTTAATCATGGTTTTAATACTGGGTCACGGATGTTGATATCACCAAGTTTTCCTTCTATGAATTCTCCTATGTATGGGAGAAATGATGACCAAACAACTCTCTCTAATTGGCTCAAATCGCAGGATAAGAAGCTCTCCGTTATTTCAATGGTAGGTATGGGTGGGATAGGGAAGACCACCCTTGCCCAACATTTGTACAATGATCCTATGATAGTGGAAAGGTTCCATGTTAGAGCATGGGTAAATATGTCTCAGGATTTTGATGTTTGTAGAATTACAAGGGTGATTCTAGAATCAATCGCTGGTTCAGTTAAGGAAACTACAAATCAGAGTATTCTTCAAGAAAAGTTGAAGGAACAACTCATCGGGAAGAAATTCTTCATTGTTTTGGATAGCGTTTGGATCCAAGACCGAATGAAATGGAGACGGTTTAAGACTCCATTTACTTATAGGGCACAAGGAAGTAAAATCCTTGTCACTACACGCGGTGGAGAAGTCGCGTCGGTCACGACATCAgatcaaattcatcaattacatcaTCTGGATGAAGAAGACTCTTGGACATTGTTTGCGAAACATGCATTTCATGGCTTTGATGATTCTTATGCTGTCTCCTGGACGAAGAAGACTACCCTCCATGAGAAGGTTGGTAAGAAGGTGGCTGACAAATGCAAAGGATTACCTCTGGCCTTGATAGCCATCGGAAATCTCTTGCGCAGAAACTCATCATTGCGGCATTGGGAGAAGATATCGGAAAGCGATGCATGGGATTTAGCAGAAGGGACCAGAATTGTCCCTGCATTAATGGTAAGCTATCAAAGCCTTCCCACTCACCTAAAGAAATGCTTTGAGTACTGTGCCTTGTTTCCAAAAGGTTATCTTTATGAGAAAGATCAGCTATGTCTATTGTGGATGGCTGAAAATTTGATTCAACGCCCTCGACAACATATGACGAGTATGAAGGAAGTTGCTGAATCTTACTTCAATGATTTGATTTTGAGATCATTTTTCCAGCCATCAACAAAGTATAGAAATTATTTTGTCATGCACGACCTACATCATGACTTGTCAAAGTCTATATTTGGGGAATTTTGTTTCACATGGGAAGGCAGAAAATCAAAGAACATGACAAGCATAACTcgtcatttttcatttttatgtgaTGAAATAGGATCTCCGAAAGGACTGGAGACCTTGTTCGATGCGAAAAAGTTACGCACATTCCTACCGTTGTCTATGACTTGTTTTGAATATCAATGGTTATTGTGCTTTAACTCTAACAAATTACTGCTTTCAGAGCTCTTCTCCAAGTGCAAGAGGCTGCGTGTCTTATCTTTGTGTGGGTGTATGGATATGATTGAGTTACCGGATAACATAGGCAATCTTAAACATCTCCATCACCTCGACCTTTCTCGTACTAAAATAAGTAAACTTCCGGATACATTGTGCTCACTTCATTACTTGCAAACATTGAAGGTCAGGGACTGTCAATTTCTTGAAGAGCTGCCTATGAATTTGCACAAACTCGTGAACTTGTGTTATCTCGATTTTAGTGGAACAAAGGTAACAGTAATGCCAAAGGAAATGGGAAAGCTGAAAAATCTTGAAGTACTGAGTTCTTTTTATGTAGGCAAGGGAAACGATTCTAGTATACAACAGTTAGGAGATTTAAATTTACATGGAAATCTTGTAGTTGCAGACCTGGAAAATGTTATGAATCCGGAGGATTCAGTTTCAGCAAATTTAGAGAGGAAGATAAACCTTCTGAAACTAGAATTAAGATGGAATGCAACTCGCAACAGTTCACAAAAAGAAAGGGAGGTGCTCCAGAACCTAAAACCTTCTATACATTTGAATGAGCTCTCAATTGAGAAGTATTGTGGTACGTTATTCCCACATTGGTTTGGAGACAATTCACTGTCACGTCTGGTATCCTTGAAGTTAAGCAATTGTGAAAACTGTATTTTGCTTCCTTCACTTGGAGTTATGTCATCACTCAAGCACCTTCGGATTACCGGACTCTCTGGAATAGTGGTGATTGGTATGGAGTTTTACAGGGATGGGAGAAGCTCTACTGTATCTATTCCATTTCCATCCTTGGAAACCTTAACTTTTAAGGATATGAATGGATGGGAAAAATGGGAATTTGAAGTTGTTAAGGGGGTTGTTTTTCCACGTCTAAAAAAGCTTTCTATAATGCGATGTCCAAATCTGAAAGACAAATTACCAGAGACACTTGAATGTTTAGTGAGTCTGAAAATTTGTGATTGCAAACAGCTCGTGACTTCTGTTCCATTCTCTCCATCAATCAGTGAACTACGTCTCACCAATTgtggaaaattgaaatttaattatcatttatcCACTCTGAAATTTCTTTACATTCGTCAATGCTACATCGAAGGATCCTCCGTGGATTGGATCAGGCATACATTATCTGAATGTGGTACCAACATTAAATCGTTGAAAATTGAAGATTGCGCAACTATGCATATTCCCCTATGCGGATGCTACAATTTCCTTGTAAAATTGGACATCACCAGTAGCTGCGACTCTCTAACAACATTCCCGCTGAATCTGTTCCCAAATCTTGATTTTCTCGACCTTTATAAGTGTAGTAGTTTTGAAATGATTTCACAGGAAAATGAGCATCTTAAACTCACATCTCTCTCAATTGGAGAGTGTCCTAAATTTGCATCATTTCCAAAAGGAGGATTGTCTACACCAAG TTGGAGTCGTTCTCCGATGGAGGTTTGCCATCAAGCCTAA
- the LOC112419086 gene encoding putative disease resistance protein At3g14460 codes for MRCPNLKDKLPETLECLVSLKICDCKQLVTSVPFSPSISELRLTNCGKLKFNYHLSTLKFLYIRQCYIEGSSVDWTGHTLSECGTNIKSLKIEDCPTMHIPLCGCYSFLVKLDITSSCDSLTTFPLNLFPNLDFLDLYKCSSFEMISQENEHLKLTSLSIGECPKFASFPKGGLSTPRLQHFDISKLENLKSLPKCMHVLLPSLYKLSIDDCPQLESFSDGGLPSSLRNLFLVKCSKLLINSLKWALPTNTSLSNMYIQELDVEFFPNQGLLPISLTYLNICGCRNLKQLDYKGLENLPSLRTLSLNNCPNIQCLPKEGLPKSISTLQILGNCSLLKQRCKKPNGEDYRKIAQIECVMIDNYTSSDV; via the coding sequence CAAATCTGAAAGACAAATTACCAGAGACACTTGAATGTTTAGTGAGTCTGAAAATTTGTGATTGCAAACAGCTCGTGACTTCTGTTCCATTCTCTCCATCAATCAGTGAACTACGTCTCACCAATTgtggaaaattgaaatttaattatcatttatcCACTCTGAAATTTCTTTACATTCGTCAATGTTACATCGAAGGATCCTCCGTGGATTGGACCGGGCATACATTATCTGAATGTGGTACCAACATTAAATCGTTGAAAATTGAAGATTGCCCAACTATGCATATTCCCCTATGCGGATGCTACAGTTTCCTTGTAAAATTGGACATCACCAGTAGCTGCGACTCTCTAACAACATTCCCGCTGAATCTGTTCCCAAATCTTGATTTTCTCGACCTTTATAAGTGTAGTAGTTTTGAAATGATTTCACAGGAAAATGAGCATCTTAAACTCACATCTCTCTCAATTGGAGAGTGTCCTAAATTTGCATCATTTCCAAAAGGAGGATTGTCTACACCAAGGCTGCAACACTTTGATATTTCCAAATTGGAGAATTTAAAATCACTTCCTAAATGCATGCATGTCCTCCTTCCATCTCTTTATAAGCTATCTATAGATGATTGTCCACAGTTGGAGTCGTTCTCCGATGGAGGTTTGCCATCAAGCCTAAGAAACCTCTTTCTTGTGAAATGCTCAAAACTTCTTATCAACTCGCTGAAATGGGCTTTGCCGACCAATACATCTCTCTCTAACATGTATATTCAAGAATTAGATGTGGAGTTTTTTCCTAATCAAGGGTTGCTTCCTATCTCTCTTACTTATCTAAATATTTGTGGTTGTCGAAATCTCAAACAACTTGACTACAAGGGTCTTGAGAACCTTCCCTCTCTTAGAACATTGAGTCTAAATAATTGTCCCAACATCCAATGCTTGCCAAAGGAGGGTCTGCCTAAATCCATTTCAACTCTACAAATATTGGGGAATTGTTCACTGCTTAAACAACGATGCAAGAAACCAAATGGCGAAGATTACAGAAAGATTGCACAAATTGAATGTGTAATGATTGACAATTACACAAGCTCCGACGTTTAA